GACGGTCGGCAACCGGCAAAGCGAGCAGCGACCCGCGAGATAGTATCGGATGACGATAATGGGATAACGAGGCCGGCGATAATTAGCGGCGGGTACCGGTGCCCGTCGAGCCGACCGACCCTGTCGATCGTTAACTCGGGATTATTAACGTCTCTTCCCCCCTTCCCGATGCTTCCTGCATCCTCTTATCCTCGTTCATCGTACTCGACTTCTTATTTGGCCTATTACGAAGTTCTACGAGTAGCAAGAATCTAGGAAGAGGATTGCTACCGAGGAAAATAAACCTGgggagatgggaatcagaggattgTTGCTGGTGAGCCTTGTGCTGGGACTTCCTTGACCTTGGGAGACCATCTTGGAATGTGATGAGTTGTTGTTTTCGATTTGGTAGCTTCTGAGAGGGTTCTGAAGGACCTGGTAGCTTCTGATAGGAATGCTAGGGGACATGGTAGCTTCTCAGAGGATTCTGAAGGACCTGGTAGATTTTCACAGGATCACTAGAGGACCTGGTAGCTTCTCAAAGGATTCTGAAAGACCTGGTAGATTGTGACAGGATTGCTAGAGGACCTGGTAGTCTCTAAAAATATTCTGAACGACCTGGTACATTCTGACAGAATTACTAGGGGACATGGTAGTCTCTGAAAATATTCTGAAAGTCCTGGTAGCTTATGATAGCAGTACTAGCGGACATGGTAGCTTCTCAGAGGATTCTGAAGGACCTGGCAGATTGTGACAGGATTACTAAAGGACCTGGTAGCTTCTCAGAGGATTCTGAAGGACCTGGTACATTCTGACAGGATTACTAGAGGACCTGGTAGTCTCTGACAGGATTACTAGAGGACCTGGAAGTCTCAAAAAATATTCTGAAAGTCCTGGTAGCTTATGATAGCAGTACTAGCGGGCATGGTAGCTTCTCAGAGGATTCTGAAGGACCTGGCAGATTGTGACAGGATTACTAAAGGACCTGGTAGCTTCTCAGAGGATTCTGAAGGACCTGGTACATTCTGACAGGATTACTAGAGGACCTGGTAGTCTCTGACAGGATTACTAGAGGACCTGGAAGTCTCAAAAAATATTCTGAAAGTCCTGGTAGCTTATGATAGCAGTACTAGCGGACATGGTAGCTTCTCAGAGGATTCTGAAGGACCTGGCAGATTGTGACAGGATTACTAAAGGACCTGGTAGCTTCTCAGAGGATTCTGAAGGACCTGGTACATTCTGACAGGATTACTAGAGGACCTGGTAGTCTCTGACAGGATTACTAGAGGACTTGGAAGTCTCAAAAAATATTCTGAAAGTCCTGGTAGCTTATGATAGCAGTACTAGCGGACCTGGTAGCTTCTCAGAGGATTCTGAAGGATCTTGTAGCTTCTGATAGGAATACTAGGAAACATGGTAGCTTCTCAGAGGAGTCTGAAGGATCTGGCAGATTGTGACAGGATTACTAAAGGACCTGGTAGCTTCTCAGAGGATTCTGAAGGACCTGGTACATTCTGACAGGATTACTAGAGGACCTGGTAGTCTCTGACAGGATTACTAGAGGACCTGGTAGTCTCAAAAAATATTCTGAGAGTCCTGGTAGCTGCTGATAGGATTCTAGAAAGCTTGGTAGTCTCTAAAAAATTCTGAATCTCCTGGTAGCAGACAGGGTTCGAGAAGAGGAATCAGGATTCCACGCGATCGTTTATGTAACAATACGCTGAGCGTGGCACGCGTAACTACAGATCGGTTCCGCTTCACTCGCGGCGCGCGTCGAAAAGTAAGCCTCGCCTAGAAAGAGAGAATAGAGAGGGCGCGAGAGCAAAGCGGAACGAGGGACGCGAGGGGACCGCAATATTCGCCTGGTGAAATGAACACCTCCCGGTGTTGACTTACGACGATTAGGGGAAAAATACGCGCTGCCCGCGTCGATTACGTAACCGGCGTGCTTGTAACGGGGCTGACGTAACGATACGCGTGGGTTCCAATTTTTGAAACGTCCTGTATACAGCAGGAAGTCCTGCGTGGGTACATTTCGAAATTTGCAAGCAGAGGGTATACATTCAATTTTGAAACAACCTGTATACGATTAAACATAAACCTTCTATAGCAGAATCCACAATGCTCATCTCATTGACATTGCTGAATATACGAAAGGCATCTACTGCAAATTATCTAAACAAggtataaattttgaaaatagcaAATTTTACATACTGCCaccaaaaaattctttttccatTACAAAATCTACACTGTCCAGAGCAGTTCGCCGTTGTGTCTGCGAACTATAGAGTCTCCCTGAGATAAACGAACGGTTCCCCGTGTTCTCGGTTCTGTATCGGCCTGTAGGAAACGTAAACGGTGCATAAAAGACCTCTGCATCGGGATCAAAAACGACTAGAGCGTCGAACGGTTCGCGGGGGCCGACTACGGCGGGAATTGGTTACGGTCGTTGCTCCTGGCAACTTTGCCGCGTCGGTTCTTCCGCTCCGAAGACGACGACCGGGCCGCGCTTCAAGATATCCCCTTCGTTTGGTTTGCCGAGTTTCGAGGCCCTCTCCTCCgtttaaactttaaacgaccGAGGAAGGGGACCGTCATCGCCGAAACGATCCTCCGTCGTCGACGGCTCCCATGGAATCAGCCGAGGAAACCGGAGACCGCGACATTCTTTCGCGAACAGGGCACGAGTCACGTAATATGGAAGCCGAGAGGACCGCGGGCACGCACGCACGACTCGCAGATCGGTTTCTCGTAATCATGGTAACGCGAGACCCGCGACAGAACCGCGGCTGATATTGTCCTGGCGCCTGCGAGCCGTCATCGCCAGCTGCGCGATTccaggaattttttaaaaaatttgtcagcGTGTAACGATGAATTTCAGGGTGATAAGAGGGTGCAGAGTGCAGCCGTGCTGCATTCTGCAAAGTTGCAATACCCTATCTTAACTAGGAAGGGAGATAGAAGCGCAATCCGAATTGTCCCGACTCCCCTCGTTATCTCCGTTTAATCGTGTACGATACCTTCGAAAAAAATCGGATACATTGCGCTCACCTGAACACACACCagggaattttttcagattttttggttgaaaATTCTGGTCGGGAAAAATTGGTGACTACACAAAATTCGCTTCTCCTGCGCTTTAACAAATTGCCAGCGAGAAGGACCAACTATCTTAGCAGACCCAGAAGGCAATGCTGATGTGTTCTGAATTGCAGGCGTCATCAACGAGCATCGCGAGGCTGAGGAAGCATGGAGGCAGCGAACGAAACAACCGATGACGACTCCCGGGGACCAGAGACTCTTCAGCATCCTGGGGAAAGGACGGCCAATCCTGAGAGGCTGAGGGTCCTCTCGGTGGACAAGGTCACCGTCGAGAAGTACGTGTTAGAGTCTTCTAGCGGCTCTCGCGAAGTGTTCCTCACGAAGAATGAAACCTCGCGGAAGTTATCAATAAAGTCTGAATCGACGAATCCCTCACCGACGAAAGCAAATCACCGTAGCTCCCTTCCTGAAGAAACATTGCTGAAGAACCTCTCCAGCCCTTCATCGACTTTGAACAGCCCGGAGGGCAGCCTTGAGAATAGGATCAAGCCTATCAAGTTAACGAAAAGCCCCTCGATTGGCAGCATAGTGGTGAAGAATAAAATTCCCCCCAAGGTACCAGCGAAACCCACCTTGAAGAGCCCCGTGCTTCAAACTCCAGAAAAATTAGAGGACTCTAAAGACCCTGAAGAATCTTCAGAGAAGCCGAAAGACCCTGAAGATCCGCAGGATTTAAAAGATTCAGAGGTAGGAAAGGAGCTAGAGAAGAAGGAAAAGGACGCCAAGGATCGTTTGGAGCAAAGTCAATCAAAGATCGAGGATCTTCAGCAACACCTGGGGACCAGGATCGACGCCACCACGGCAGAACAATACAAGAAGCTGCTAGACCTCCGTGCCagcactagtttgaaggtaacCGTTGACACCAATTCGAGCGAGAAACCCCTGACCGAATTCGACGAGGACTTCCTCCGCAGACAGAGCCTGGACAAGCGACTGAGAATCGAAGAGCAAGATCTAGCTCCTGAAGAGATCGAAGGAGCCGTGCAGAAGCGTCCGAGCTACTCGAAGAAGGTGTCCGAGGTGGAGAAGCGTTGGTCAGGCGAGTTTCTAGAGAGGCGTCGATCCTCGGAGTCCTCGAAGTCCTCGTACGTTGAGGAACTAGGCAGCGTATCATCGAGAGACAGCGTTGAAGAGGATCATAGGACCTTGTTCAGGGAGAACATAGAAGATCAGGACTCTATAGCTGAGAGGCAGACGTCTGAAGAGGTCCTGACGATAGTTAGCAGTGATTTGGTTAGCACTGTAGATTCTGATTCCTGTTTCGAGGACAGGATCAAAGCTGTGGATGAGGACATCGAGAGGATCGATAATGAAGAGGTCGATGACGATGAAGTTGATCGAAGAAGACTGGATGAATGCCAGTGGAGGAAAGATAGGCTCCTAGAGTTGATGCAGGATCGCAGGATAGCGTCGTCTACGGATTCCATCGAACTGTTTGTGAACAGGGGGCCGCCGGGTAGGGACGGTTACGCGAGTCTGATCCGCGAGTTCAGCATGGAGGTCGGCACCTCGAGGAAAAAGGAGGAGAAACAGAAGAAGAAGCTTGGGTTGCGTAGGTTGCTGCCCGGCTTTTTCTCGCCGAAGGACTCGCGCAAGGACTACAAGAAGAAGGAGGCCAAGGAGAAGAAGCGTCAGGACGACAGACATTTCGCCAGGTATCAACAGAATGGTAACTATACCCGCTCGCCGGACACGATGAACTTGAACGAGGACATCAAGAGGAACGTCAAATTGGACAACAGTCTGAATGGATCGATGATCGAGGAGAGGCTGGACGAGATCAAGCGAGAGCTGTTTCCCGATCAAGGACCGATCACTAGCACCCCGGATCACCTGGCGAGGGACGATGCACGGTGGGGACGATGCAGTCCGAATACGGTaagagaaattttgatttttaaggGTCAAAGACATTGCTAGGTGGTAAAACTAACTTTCTCCTATGTTTAGGCTTCCTCAGCGCCACTCTGCGACGGTCAGGCGTTGCTGAGGGACCGGGCAGGCCAGCCCAGGTCGTACACCACTGACTCCAGCCTGAGTTCCATTGCCCCAGATGACCGTTGGGCCGAAAGGAACCTGGGAATCTCTCCAGACATACGAAAGTTCGAGCAAAGACAGAAGCGCGAGGAATTGGGTCGCGGAAACCTTGAGCGCAAGCATAGTCTTCAGGAACCGAACCATCGATACTTCTTCCATAGAAATCATGGCCCTTCCGGCAGAATTTCTGCCCCGCCTACTGAACGTTACTTGGTCAGACCCAGAGCCATTCATCCTGTAGACAGACCCCTGCCAGCGATTCCTCATTCGAGGACAGATCTGACCTACGAGAACTACCTTGAAGACAGCAGAGAGGCGGCTAGGTTCGGGGACAACGTGTACGTCGAGAAGACATTCTCTAATACTGGTCTCTATGAGAATGAGAATGCTTCAGGGATGATCTTGAAGTCGGTGTCTGCTCAAGTGAAGATTACTAGACAGCCTATAGTCAATCCCAACAGCCGAACTCCCATAGCTAGGTCTCCTAAGTACCCTTCTTCAGGGTCTAGCCAGAAGTCGGGAGACTATGCTGACTCCAGCTGCACGCCTAACTCCAGTCAGAAGAGCGAGTTCTCACCCTCCAGCTCGAAAAGTGGCGAGTACTATCTTCAGTCTCCTGGAAACTCGCCGACGAACACGAAGGATCTGGACGACAGGGATGTGATCTACGAGAACGAGAAATCGCCGTCCAGATCGTCCACCAGGTGCATGGATGACAGGATCTATGACGTAACACCCTCTTCACCGGGGCATTCCACTCCCACCAAACAGGAGAGGTCCTTGGAATCGAAGGGGAGTGGTCGGAGTGCGAAGAGCTGTCAAAGTGACGACAGATCGCAGCGGTTGGAAGTGAGGTCCTTGGACAGTTGTTTTAGTTCAGGACCTTGCTCGCCAAGTAGCCAGGGGAAGATTAGATTGCAGCCGGCGCCTAGAAGAGCTCAGCCCAACGAGCAGATCTTAATAGCTTCTCCAAAAAGAGAAGCACCGTATGAATCACGGATCCCCAGACCTACTAATGAACCTAGACCAGTAGAGTCGCCAGTGAACATTACTGGATCAACCAGGCTTCCGTCTTCCGGATCTGTGGAGCCTAAACAGGACTACTCTCCTCCTAGAATGAACTTTTCCCAAGGTCCTGTTCCTAACTTCCCCGCAGAGATGCCTCGACCCGAACCTGTCTACGTGCAGAGGAGTGAAGTGGGCCAGCCTAGCGAGTACAGGACGGTTTCACAGAAGAAGGAGAACGATGATAGAGTGGCCTGGGTTCAGGGTAGAGCCTCTTCACCGCCTCCAGCAGTTAGACCCGAGCAGAGTCCTCCGAGGAGTCAGGTTATGGACAATACCAGTCGCTTGGATCTGCAGATAGAGAGCCAGAGACAGGTCCAGCAAGTCCAGAGGACCAAGATCTCACCTGGCCAGTCTAAGGGCAGGGTCCCCAGCCCTGGACAGAGAGAATCCCGCTCGCCTGACCAGCAGCATAGACCTGAAGAGGTCCTCTACGTTCAAAGAGTTCCGGAGCCAGTGTACGCGCAACGAGGACCCACCTCTCCGTCGAAGCAGGAGACCAGGCAGAACCTGGAGGCTTTCTATTGGCAGCAGAAGGCTCTGGAGGCTCAGAGGAAGTCGGTAACCTCTCCGACGACTCCGAATCTCAAGCAGATTGCTAGGAAGATTGATCTACCTGAAGTTAGAGAGGCGGTGTACTGGCAGCAGCTGAAGAAGCTAGACGAGGAGCAGCAGAGGAGGATCTACGAGCAGAACATGGCTGAGGAAGTGGTCCACAGAGCGAAGAGCCCTGTTAGAGCTAGACAGGAGTCCATCAGGGCGCCGGTTGTGGCCTGTGCAGAGCCTAACGCCTGGCCGGAGAACCTGAGGAGGGCGAAGGGGACAGTAAGTGGCAAGCCACCGTTGATGCAGAGCCAA
This window of the Lasioglossum baleicum chromosome 20, iyLasBale1, whole genome shotgun sequence genome carries:
- the LOC143218716 gene encoding uncharacterized protein LOC143218716 isoform X16, whose amino-acid sequence is MEAANETTDDDSRGPETLQHPGERTANPERLRVLSVDKVTVEKYVLESSSGSREVFLTKNETSRKLSIKSESTNPSPTKANHRSSLPEETLLKNLSSPSSTLNSPEGSLENRIKPIKLTKSPSIGSIVVKNKIPPKVPAKPTLKSPVLQTPEKLEDSKDPEESSEKPKDPEDPQDLKDSEVGKELEKKEKDAKDRLEQSQSKIEDLQQHLGTRIDATTAEQYKKLLDLRASTSLKVTVDTNSSEKPLTEFDEDFLRRQSLDKRLRIEEQDLAPEEIEGAVQKRPSYSKKVSEVEKRWSGEFLERRRSSESSKSSYVEELGSVSSRDSVEEDHRTLFRENIEDQDSIAERQTSEEVLTIVSSDLVSTVDSDSCFEDRIKAVDEDIERIDNEEVDDDEVDRRRLDECQWRKDRLLELMQDRRIASSTDSIELFVNRGPPGRDGYASLIREFSMEVGTSRKKEEKQKKKLGLRRLLPGFFSPKDSRKDYKKKEAKEKKRQDDRHFARYQQNGNYTRSPDTMNLNEDIKRNVKLDNSLNGSMIEERLDEIKRELFPDQGPITSTPDHLARDDARWGRCSPNTASSAPLCDGQALLRDRAGQPRSYTTDSSLSSIAPDDRWAERNLGISPDIRKFEQRQKREELGRGNLERKHSLQEPNHRYFFHRNHGPSGRISAPPTERYLVRPRAIHPVDRPLPAIPHSRTDLTYENYLEDSREAARFGDNVYVEKTFSNTGLYENENASGMILKSVSAQVKITRQPIVNPNSRTPIARSPKYPSSGSSQKSGDYADSSCTPNSSQKSEFSPSSSKSGEYYLQSPGNSPTNTKDLDDRDVIYENEKSPSRSSTRCMDDRIYDVTPSSPGHSTPTKQERSLESKGSGRSAKSCQSDDRSQRLEVRSLDSCFSSGPCSPSSQGKIRLQPAPRRAQPNEQILIASPKREAPYESRIPRPTNEPRPVESPVNITGSTRLPSSGSVEPKQDYSPPRMNFSQGPVPNFPAEMPRPEPVYVQRSEVGQPSEYRTVSQKKENDDRVAWVQGRASSPPPAVRPEQSPPRSQVMDNTSRLDLQIESQRQVQQVQRTKISPGQSKGRVPSPGQRESRSPDQQHRPEEVLYVQRVPEPVYAQRGPTSPSKQETRQNLEAFYWQQKALEAQRKSVTSPTTPNLKQIARKIDLPEVREAVYWQQLKKLDEEQQRRIYEQNMAEEVVHRAKSPVRARQESIRAPVVACAEPNAWPENLRRAKGTVSGKPPLMQSQKGPNQPVLIVRPQQAIRDRRELQTKPVDPERLEAQRSKSASPHFHRGNEPQRKPEATSYEESNDPDVKATPHPIFKRGSLISGESVDYGTTGGAKRVSFSNQSAVGQDLPTGNWPTKHGTAPEPPTRRHRSEDSTSDTDSVFSHHERRDHAHSVDAEYDADRPLPPLPKDPGSRTSAAARGNVFGDPRWQDPRQAPSPHGADPTRLPRQKEEEWNPDGKGRQSNDTGGSGRGEGEAGSNEIPTGRRGGGGGGVNVGSGGGGGGGSVLGVGGGGGSVGGGGRSGSGGRSRDEPRRHTLGGDHQPSLHHQQFNAAQQLHPLHPHHLPPPHGQYGTPPTRHTTMDLEMGTKSRQRKSPLPRGFPPPNSAMLFDDDPGIMSEVETSSTGFRRGGKQRSSLPVVRTPSKTLERPLGLVFLQYRNETKRALLPNEITSIDTVKALFVRSFPKQLTMEYLDSPHVKVYIHDSNKDMFYELEDLRSHLRDIRDRSVLRLFESSDGVTGMPGPLGIPSGGSGLPPHWEDQSYFSEPEFDSEYQHQHIHKSKTAKNSTSGSSGYYVGGSSTLPRGGQMMRAYSPAASSVVGGSTALPTQPKTLTTPGGGGAPPAKPLRSYQCVKSPLGSLGGSARFSRDSSVSLYSIADRLHSETGYMSSPERGGGVGSGTGRYPAGPYSAGSSYEDPYYSQYSGTVTPVIDEEASDTELLEESYSLYGVKPCTSGRKPSGPPRSPFPPGAPPPLPPGGQSYDATRIRVEHMERQLANLTGLVQKALTHAPHTSPSPRDYLQVPANRDPYARGPGAGDEFDKHSSSSSASLPVSQPAVTDDSYLRTDVKPPKLGKDKSVSFEKSVSFSDEPPDMNSPKQHSPQHAADTKPTKPAIKSSTLPRMSSQERDRHKPTPPPKPAALVAGQYVYRDLALTPEMYNQLRGLQKKAKDLRQEVRNLRRMSQAQAHTVRETIRDTFITIRAMLLSGGDASWSAGDAEKMRLSREEDLYKQEMLRLEKDLTELESTVEELRGNVINRKTRVNMSDVENMALILSKSSKTVADLKVRFPGLQEGLKGLLSSEMEKVVREEKFLKEEPERLESALRRCKKLTGTLVTLKRLASVQEQRLPNATSVDAEETPPITPTSAQHSKYGWKWSTNFKEAIQTSHD
- the LOC143218716 gene encoding uncharacterized protein LOC143218716 isoform X15 — protein: MEAANETTDDDSRGPETLQHPGERTANPERLRVLSVDKVTVEKYVLESSSGSREVFLTKNETSRKLSIKSESTNPSPTKANHRSSLPEETLLKNLSSPSSTLNSPEGSLENRIKPIKLTKSPSIGSIVVKNKIPPKVPAKPTLKSPVLQTPEKLEDSKDPEESSEKPKDPEDPQDLKDSEVGKELEKKEKDAKDRLEQSQSKIEDLQQHLGTRIDATTAEQYKKLLDLRASTSLKVTVDTNSSEKPLTEFDEDFLRRQSLDKRLRIEEQDLAPEEIEGAVQKRPSYSKKVSEVEKRWSGEFLERRRSSESSKSSYVEELGSVSSRDSVEEDHRTLFRENIEDQDSIAERQTSEEVLTIVSSDLVSTVDSDSCFEDRIKAVDEDIERIDNEEVDDDEVDRRRLDECQWRKDRLLELMQDRRIASSTDSIELFVNRGPPGRDGYASLIREFSMEVGTSRKKEEKQKKKLGLRRLLPGFFSPKDSRKDYKKKEAKEKKRQDDRHFARYQQNGNYTRSPDTMNLNEDIKRNVKLDNSLNGSMIEERLDEIKRELFPDQGPITSTPDHLARDDARWGRCSPNTASSAPLCDGQALLRDRAGQPRSYTTDSSLSSIAPDDRWAERNLGISPDIRKFEQRQKREELGRGNLERKHSLQEPNHRYFFHRNHGPSGRISAPPTERYLVRPRAIHPVDRPLPAIPHSRTDLTYENYLEDSREAARFGDNVYVEKTFSNTGLYENENASGMILKSVSAQVKITRQPIVNPNSRTPIARSPKYPSSGSSQKSGDYADSSCTPNSSQKSEFSPSSSKSGEYYLQSPGNSPTNTKDLDDRDVIYENEKSPSRSSTRCMDDRIYDVTPSSPGHSTPTKQERSLESKGSGRSAKSCQSDDRSQRLEVRSLDSCFSSGPCSPSSQGKIRLQPAPRRAQPNEQILIASPKREAPYESRIPRPTNEPRPVESPVNITGSTRLPSSGSVEPKQDYSPPRMNFSQGPVPNFPAEMPRPEPVYVQRSEVGQPSEYRTVSQKKENDDRVAWVQGRASSPPPAVRPEQSPPRSQVMDNTSRLDLQIESQRQVQQVQRTKISPGQSKGRVPSPGQRESRSPDQQHRPEEVLYVQRVPEPVYAQRGPTSPSKQETRQNLEAFYWQQKALEAQRKSVTSPTTPNLKQIARKIDLPEVREAVYWQQLKKLDEEQQRRIYEQNMAEEVVHRAKSPVRARQESIRAPVVACAEPNAWPENLRRAKGTVSGKPPLMQSQKGPNQPVLIVRPQQAIRDRRELQTKPVDPERLEAQRSKSASPHFHRGNEPQRKPEATSYEESNDPDVKATPHPIFKRGSLISGESVDYGTTGGAKRVSFSNQSAVGQDLPTGNWPTKHGTAPEPPTRRHRSEDSTSDTDSVFSHHERRDHAHSVDAEYDADRPLPPLPKDPGSRTSAAARGNVFGDPRWQDPRQAPSPHGADPTRLPRQKEEEWNPDGKGRQSNDTGGSGRGEGEAGSNEIPTGRRGGGGGGVNVGSGGGGGGGSVLGVGGGGGSVGGGGRSGSGGRSRDEPRRHTLGGDHQPSLHHQQFNAAQQLHPLHPHHLPPPHGQYGTPPTRHTTMDLEMGTKSRQRKSPLPRGFPPPNSAMLFDDDPGIMSEVETSSTGFRRGGKQRSSLPVVRTPSKTLERPLGLVFLQYRNETKRALLPNEITSIDTVKALFVRSFPKQLTMEYLDSPHVKVYIHDSNKDMFYELEDLRSHLRDIRDRSVLRLFESSDGVTGMPGPLGIPSGGSGLPPHWEDQSYFSEPEFDSEYQHQHIHKSKTAKNSTSGSSGYYVGGSSTLPRGGQMMRAYSPAASSVVGGSTALPTQPKTLTTPGGGGAPPAKPLRSYQCVKSPLGSLGGSARFSRDSSVSLYSIADRLHSETGYMSSPERGGGVGSGTGRYPAGPYSAGSSYEDPYYSQYSGTVTPVIDEEASDTELLEESYSLYGVKPCTSGRKPSGPPRSPFPPGAPPPLPPGGQSYDATRIRVEHMERQLANLTGLVQKALTHAPHTSPSPRDYLQVPANRDPYARGPGAGDEFDKHSSSSSASLPVSQPAVTDDSYLRTDVKPPKLGKDKSVSFEKSVSFSDEPPDMNSPKQHSPQHAADTKPTKPAIKSSTLPRMSSQERDRHKPTPPPKPAALVAGQYVYRDLALTPEMYNQLRGLQKKAKDLRQEVRNLRRMSQAQAHTVRETIRDTFITIRAMLLSGGDASWSAGDAEKMRLSREEDLYKQEMLRLEKDLTELESTVEELRGNVINRKTRVNMSDVENMALILSKSSKTVADLKVRFPGLQEGLKGLLSSEMEKVVREEKFLKEEPERLESALRRCKKLTGTLVTLKRLASVQEQRLPNATSVDAEETPPITPTSAQHSKLTNTGQQSMPNVKEPQTSTDL
- the LOC143218716 gene encoding uncharacterized protein LOC143218716 isoform X14, which produces MEAANETTDDDSRGPETLQHPGERTANPERLRVLSVDKVTVEKYVLESSSGSREVFLTKNETSRKLSIKSESTNPSPTKANHRSSLPEETLLKNLSSPSSTLNSPEGSLENRIKPIKLTKSPSIGSIVVKNKIPPKVPAKPTLKSPVLQTPEKLEDSKDPEESSEKPKDPEDPQDLKDSEVGKELEKKEKDAKDRLEQSQSKIEDLQQHLGTRIDATTAEQYKKLLDLRASTSLKVTVDTNSSEKPLTEFDEDFLRRQSLDKRLRIEEQDLAPEEIEGAVQKRPSYSKKVSEVEKRWSGEFLERRRSSESSKSSYVEELGSVSSRDSVEEDHRTLFRENIEDQDSIAERQTSEEVLTIVSSDLVSTVDSDSCFEDRIKAVDEDIERIDNEEVDDDEVDRRRLDECQWRKDRLLELMQDRRIASSTDSIELFVNRGPPGRDGYASLIREFSMEVGTSRKKEEKQKKKLGLRRLLPGFFSPKDSRKDYKKKEAKEKKRQDDRHFARYQQNGNYTRSPDTMNLNEDIKRNVKLDNSLNGSMIEERLDEIKRELFPDQGPITSTPDHLARDDARWGRCSPNTASSAPLCDGQALLRDRAGQPRSYTTDSSLSSIAPDDRWAERNLGISPDIRKFEQRQKREELGRGNLERKHSLQEPNHRYFFHRNHGPSGRISAPPTERYLVRPRAIHPVDRPLPAIPHSRTDLTYENYLEDSREAARFGDNVYVEKTFSNTGLYENENASGMILKSVSAQVKITRQPIVNPNSRTPIARSPKYPSSGSSQKSGDYADSSCTPNSSQKSEFSPSSSKSGEYYLQSPGNSPTNTKDLDDRDVIYENEKSPSRSSTRCMDDRIYDVTPSSPGHSTPTKQERSLESKGSGRSAKSCQSDDRSQRLEVRSLDSCFSSGPCSPSSQGKIRLQPAPRRAQPNEQILIASPKREAPYESRIPRPTNEPRPVESPVNITGSTRLPSSGSVEPKQDYSPPRMNFSQGPVPNFPAEMPRPEPVYVQRSEVGQPSEYRTVSQKKENDDRVAWVQGRASSPPPAVRPEQSPPRSQVMDNTSRLDLQIESQRQVQQVQRTKISPGQSKGRVPSPGQRESRSPDQQHRPEEVLYVQRVPEPVYAQRGPTSPSKQETRQNLEAFYWQQKALEAQRKSVTSPTTPNLKQIARKIDLPEVREAVYWQQLKKLDEEQQRRIYEQNMAEEVVHRAKSPVRARQESIRAPVVACAEPNAWPENLRRAKGTVSGKPPLMQSQKGPNQPVLIVRPQQAIRDRRELQTKPVDPERLEAQRSKSASPHFHRGNEPQRKPEATSYEESNDPDVKATPHPIFKRGSLISGESVDYGTTGGAKRVSFSNQSAVGQDLPTGNWPTKHGTAPEPPTRRHRSEDSTSDTDSVFSHHERRDHAHSVDAEYDADRPLPPLPKDPGSRTSAAARGNVFGDPRWQDPRQAPSPHGADPTRLPRQKEEEWNPDGKGRQSNDTGGSGRGEGEAGSNEIPTGRRGGGGGGVNVGSGGGGGGGSVLGVGGGGGSVGGGGRSGSGGRSRDEPRRHTLGGDHQPSLHHQQFNAAQQLHPLHPHHLPPPHGQYGTPPTRHTTMDLEMGTKSRQRKSPLPRGFPPPNSAMLFDDDPGIMSEVETSSTGFRRGGKQRSSLPVVRTPSKTLERPLGLVFLQYRNETKRALLPNEITSIDTVKALFVRSFPKQLTMEYLDSPHVKVYIHDSNKDMFYELEDLRSHLRDIRDRSVLRLFESSDGVTGMPGPLGIPSGGSGLPPHWEDQSYFSEPEFDSEYQHQHIHKSKTAKNSTSGSSGYYVGGSSTLPRGGQMMRAYSPAASSVVGGSTALPTQPKTLTTPGGGGAPPAKPLRSYQCVKSPLGSLGGSARFSRDSSVSLYSIADRLHSETGYMSSPERGGGVGSGTGRYPAGPYSAGSSYEDPYYSQYSGTVTPVIDEEASDTELLEESYSLYGVKPCTSGRKPSGPPRSPFPPGAPPPLPPGGQSYDATRIRVEHMERQLANLTGLVQKALTHAPHTSPSPRDYLQVPANRDPYARGPGAGDEFDKHSSSSSASLPVSQPAVTDDSYLRTDVKPPKLGKDKSVSFEKSVSFSDEPPDMNSPKQHSPQHAADTKPTKPAIKSSTLPRMSSQERDRHKPTPPPKPAALVAGQYVYRDLALTPEMYNQLRGLQKKAKDLRQEVRNLRRMSQAQAHTVRETIRDTFITIRAMLLSGGDASWSAGDAEKMRLSREEDLYKQEMLRLEKDLTELESTVEELRGNVINRKTRVNMSDVENMALILSKSSKTVADLKVRFPGLQEGLKGLLSSEMEKVVREEKFLKEEPERLESALRRCKKLTGTLVTLKRLASVQEQRLPNATSVDAEETPPITPTSAQHSKYGWKWSTNFKEAIQTSHEHLPLCQRNALSWGQRASSGEGPTLTSHPPPISSVRRTHSTLC